Proteins from a single region of Segatella copri:
- a CDS encoding 4Fe-4S binding protein: MKSFFRIKQVVNLFICLIIVSALAITKHHELFGYSLKSEQKAETASNDTLRMFGNGRAEINTSVLASNIMGYGGKVPLKIVIRNGVVENIIALKNDETKEFFDNASTLFEKWKGKTIDKAMDMKVDAVTGATFSSKAIIGNMHQGLLYAKAHLATEESENGSSSLSPSENNSSSLFSLRNIIGIAVVLMAAILPLFIKNRRYHFCQLILNVIVLGFWCGTCLSYTFLLGFAAHGMEISVSIIAIVMLVTAFIYPLFGKKSHYCTHVCPYGSLQQIAGRCVKYKLKMKPVTIKRLDKLRKMIWALLMVCIWGGVWSEWTDFEPFSAFIFHSASWIVIVIALLFIAISFIITRPYCRFVCPMGTLLKFAQTSIVK; the protein is encoded by the coding sequence ATGAAATCATTTTTCCGGATAAAACAGGTTGTAAATCTTTTCATTTGTCTGATTATTGTTTCAGCACTTGCCATCACAAAGCATCATGAACTGTTTGGATACTCTCTCAAATCTGAACAGAAGGCAGAAACTGCAAGCAACGACACGCTACGCATGTTTGGAAACGGAAGAGCAGAGATTAATACTTCTGTTCTAGCATCCAACATCATGGGATATGGAGGAAAGGTTCCACTCAAAATAGTAATCAGGAATGGCGTTGTAGAAAATATCATTGCATTAAAGAATGATGAGACCAAGGAATTCTTTGACAATGCCTCTACTCTGTTTGAAAAATGGAAAGGTAAAACGATAGACAAAGCTATGGATATGAAGGTGGATGCTGTCACAGGTGCTACTTTCTCATCCAAAGCTATCATCGGAAACATGCATCAGGGACTTCTGTATGCTAAAGCGCATTTAGCGACTGAAGAATCAGAAAATGGTAGCAGCAGTTTAAGTCCTTCCGAAAACAACAGCTCTTCCCTGTTCTCTCTCAGAAACATTATAGGGATAGCTGTTGTCCTGATGGCAGCCATTCTGCCATTGTTTATCAAGAACAGAAGATACCATTTCTGTCAACTGATACTGAATGTCATTGTGCTCGGCTTCTGGTGTGGTACCTGCCTTTCTTATACCTTCCTGCTGGGCTTTGCAGCCCATGGCATGGAAATATCGGTCAGCATCATAGCGATAGTCATGCTGGTAACAGCCTTTATCTATCCGCTTTTTGGAAAGAAGTCGCATTACTGTACCCATGTATGTCCGTATGGCTCCCTGCAACAGATAGCTGGCAGATGCGTGAAATACAAGTTAAAAATGAAACCCGTTACTATAAAACGGCTTGATAAGCTTCGCAAGATGATATGGGCATTATTGATGGTATGTATATGGGGAGGAGTTTGGAGCGAATGGACTGATTTTGAACCATTCTCGGCATTTATCTTCCATTCTGCCTCATGGATAGTGATTGTGATTGCGCTTCTTTTCATCGCAATATCCTTTATAATCACACGTCCCTACTGTCGTTTTGTATGTCCAATGGGAACTTTGCTAAAGTTCGCTCAAACTTCTATCGTAAAATGA
- a CDS encoding FMN-binding protein → MKKRIFILAALLSTGLIGSMTATTKSSHSEIMTKEADGSYIINTTTLGKDVRGFRGNTPLSIHIKKGKIIDIKPLANQETPKFFNKVKQGLLNKWNGMKVSKAASVQVDGVTGATFSSKAVKENVKRGITYYLKHK, encoded by the coding sequence ATGAAGAAAAGAATATTCATTTTAGCAGCCTTACTGAGCACAGGATTGATTGGTAGCATGACTGCAACAACCAAAAGTTCTCATTCAGAGATTATGACGAAAGAAGCAGATGGCAGTTACATTATCAACACCACTACTTTGGGTAAAGATGTAAGGGGATTTCGTGGCAACACCCCTCTCTCCATCCACATCAAGAAAGGAAAGATTATAGATATCAAACCGCTTGCCAACCAGGAAACGCCTAAATTCTTCAATAAGGTAAAACAGGGGTTGCTCAATAAATGGAACGGCATGAAAGTCAGCAAGGCCGCTTCAGTCCAAGTAGATGGCGTTACTGGAGCCACTTTCTCAAGTAAAGCTGTGAAAGAAAACGTAAAACGCGGTATTACTTATTACCTGAAACATAAATAA
- a CDS encoding Panacea domain-containing protein produces MKTIEQILKIKAVVLYILKAFPEGVDYIHLFKVMYFAQQDQLKEYGLPIMYDTFVARKHGPVPALTYKVLRGIEAKADLSSPELKDFADSLNIAISQDGHQLVLASKNAEYDMDELSVADVKMLDKWIEKCKDVESFDLSDKSHEDRAWKRAKRQADKTGEDSKITMYDMAAAAGASKDMLCVICDRQSVQKALSWI; encoded by the coding sequence ATGAAGACAATAGAACAGATTTTGAAAATAAAGGCAGTAGTGCTTTATATACTGAAAGCATTCCCAGAAGGAGTTGATTATATTCATCTCTTTAAGGTAATGTATTTTGCGCAGCAAGATCAGTTGAAAGAGTATGGATTGCCAATCATGTACGATACCTTTGTTGCAAGAAAGCATGGTCCTGTACCTGCTTTAACCTATAAGGTGTTACGTGGTATTGAAGCCAAGGCAGACCTTTCTTCGCCAGAATTGAAGGATTTTGCAGATTCATTGAATATAGCCATCTCTCAGGATGGTCATCAACTTGTTCTAGCTTCCAAGAATGCGGAATACGATATGGATGAACTGTCTGTAGCTGATGTGAAGATGTTGGATAAATGGATTGAAAAGTGCAAGGATGTAGAATCCTTTGACCTATCCGATAAGTCACATGAAGACAGAGCTTGGAAACGTGCAAAACGTCAGGCTGACAAGACAGGTGAGGACTCCAAGATAACCATGTATGATATGGCAGCTGCGGCAGGAGCAAGCAAAGACATGCTATGTGTAATTTGCGACCGTCAATCAGTTCAAAAAGCATTGTCATGGATTTAA
- a CDS encoding IS3 family transposase gives MLRTECQSQGLGTLCGLFGFTRQAYNKRNVSDGFAEDVIESIIIEKAREYRKSNPGLGAVKLHAILKQMFEDTGCFPGRDAFIEMLRKHGLMVRIKRRRRYKTTDSDHNYRKYPNLIKGVVPTRPNQIWASDITYVETNEGVCYLSLITDLYSHKIVGWAVGPTLETVYPLEALKMAYKSIDEETAKGLIHHSDRGSQYCSQNYVSILKSHGSQISMTQTGDPLENAIAERANGILKTEWLYRMTIPTRKVCKKELTRIIAFYNDERPHMSIGNQTPSVAHTQAGPQQKMWKNPWENSSN, from the coding sequence TTGCTCCGCACAGAGTGCCAGAGCCAAGGTTTAGGCACTCTATGTGGGCTGTTTGGTTTCACCCGGCAAGCATATAATAAGCGCAATGTCTCTGACGGCTTTGCTGAAGATGTCATTGAGTCTATCATCATTGAAAAGGCACGTGAGTATCGTAAGTCAAATCCTGGCTTAGGAGCTGTAAAGTTGCATGCCATATTGAAACAGATGTTTGAGGATACAGGCTGTTTCCCTGGTCGTGACGCATTTATTGAGATGCTGCGTAAGCATGGGCTCATGGTGCGTATAAAGCGCCGTAGGCGCTATAAGACAACAGATTCCGACCATAATTACCGCAAATATCCAAACTTGATTAAGGGAGTAGTTCCTACCCGTCCGAACCAGATTTGGGCAAGTGACATCACCTATGTTGAAACCAATGAAGGTGTGTGCTACCTCTCGCTTATAACAGACCTGTATTCCCATAAAATCGTTGGATGGGCTGTTGGTCCAACATTAGAAACTGTATATCCATTAGAAGCGCTTAAAATGGCATATAAAAGCATTGATGAAGAAACTGCAAAAGGACTCATCCATCACTCTGACAGAGGAAGCCAGTATTGCAGTCAGAATTATGTGTCTATCCTAAAAAGTCATGGCTCACAAATAAGTATGACTCAAACAGGAGATCCTTTGGAGAATGCCATAGCAGAACGTGCAAACGGCATTTTAAAAACGGAATGGCTTTATAGGATGACAATTCCTACTCGTAAAGTATGTAAGAAGGAACTGACCAGGATTATTGCGTTTTATAACGACGAAAGACCGCATATGAGTATCGGTAATCAAACACCATCTGTTGCACATACTCAAGCGGGGCCACAGCAGAAAATGTGGAAAAATCCTTGGGAAAATTCTTCTAATTAG
- a CDS encoding transposase produces MKRKTRIERVYNEDTGWFETREVELNSYSFTDDDRIMIVREYMESGLPAEEIIKKYYISSRTVLFSWMDKFLNEKDLLSLPPEDQNRDDMAKTTNEQLKEKDAEIKRLRKALELEKLRSKAFSTMIDLAEETFNIPVRKKSGTKQ; encoded by the coding sequence ATGAAACGTAAGACAAGAATTGAACGTGTGTATAATGAGGACACTGGTTGGTTTGAGACCCGTGAGGTAGAGTTGAATAGCTACTCTTTTACAGATGATGATCGTATCATGATAGTTCGAGAGTATATGGAGAGTGGGCTCCCAGCAGAAGAAATCATCAAGAAATACTATATAAGCAGTCGTACAGTGCTATTTTCTTGGATGGATAAGTTCTTAAATGAAAAAGATTTGTTATCTTTGCCGCCAGAAGACCAAAACCGTGACGATATGGCAAAGACAACAAATGAACAGTTGAAAGAGAAAGATGCAGAGATTAAGCGTCTCCGCAAGGCTTTGGAGTTAGAGAAGCTTCGCTCTAAGGCATTCTCCACCATGATTGACCTCGCAGAAGAAACCTTCAATATTCCTGTGAGAAAAAAATCTGGTACCAAACAGTAA
- a CDS encoding 3'-5' exonuclease encodes MKNFAAIDFETANQQRTSVCSVGIVIVRDGEIVDSYYSLIKPEPEYYSYWNTRVHGLTMEDTMNARVFPEVWAEIQPKIEGLPLVAHNSPFDEGCLKSVFQMYQMDYPDYEFHCTCRASRRKLGSLLPNHQLQTVAAYCGYDLTQHHNALADAEACAWIARELL; translated from the coding sequence ATGAAGAATTTTGCAGCGATAGATTTTGAGACTGCCAACCAGCAACGAACCAGCGTTTGCTCCGTAGGCATTGTGATAGTAAGGGATGGTGAGATTGTGGATAGCTACTACAGTCTCATCAAGCCAGAGCCTGAGTATTATTCCTATTGGAATACAAGGGTACATGGACTAACCATGGAGGATACCATGAACGCCAGGGTATTTCCAGAGGTATGGGCTGAGATTCAGCCAAAGATTGAGGGATTGCCATTGGTGGCTCACAACTCTCCCTTTGACGAGGGATGCCTGAAGTCTGTGTTCCAAATGTATCAGATGGACTATCCCGATTATGAGTTCCATTGCACATGCCGAGCCTCCAGAAGAAAGTTGGGATCTCTCCTACCCAACCACCAACTACAAACCGTAGCTGCTTATTGCGGGTACGACCTAACCCAACACCATAATGCCCTGGCTGACGCAGAGGCTTGTGCTTGGATTGCCAGGGAACTACTATAA
- a CDS encoding tetratricopeptide repeat protein — protein sequence MKKERETANKYRQQALEGDLMAMNNMGVCYAQGIGVVEDHVMAFQWYMKAAELGDTYACYNVAECYYQGDGVEQDFERALHWYLIAAEKGDVQSQVNAANAFYLGQGTKEDHVKAHQWWLKAAQRGHLQSQKNVGANYWNGDGVEKDDSWAAFWYEMAGQQGDAQAQFSTGWFYMTGTGVKQDKRKGLKWIHRATAQGFEHAKQWCRDNGYSIY from the coding sequence ATGAAAAAGGAACGTGAAACGGCAAACAAATATCGTCAGCAAGCTCTTGAAGGAGATTTAATGGCGATGAACAACATGGGTGTCTGCTATGCGCAAGGCATCGGTGTTGTGGAGGATCATGTGATGGCATTTCAGTGGTACATGAAGGCTGCTGAACTGGGAGATACTTACGCATGCTACAATGTGGCAGAATGCTACTACCAGGGAGATGGAGTGGAACAGGACTTCGAAAGAGCTCTTCATTGGTATCTGATTGCAGCAGAGAAAGGAGATGTACAATCACAGGTTAACGCTGCCAATGCATTTTACCTGGGTCAGGGAACTAAAGAAGACCACGTAAAGGCTCACCAATGGTGGCTGAAAGCTGCTCAAAGGGGACATCTTCAGAGCCAAAAGAATGTAGGTGCCAACTATTGGAATGGAGATGGAGTAGAGAAGGATGACAGTTGGGCTGCCTTTTGGTATGAAATGGCAGGTCAGCAAGGTGATGCACAGGCTCAGTTCTCTACCGGATGGTTCTATATGACCGGTACAGGCGTTAAACAGGACAAGCGCAAGGGACTCAAATGGATTCACAGAGCCACTGCCCAAGGATTTGAGCATGCCAAACAATGGTGCAGGGACAATGGGTACAGTATATATTAA
- the thiM gene encoding hydroxyethylthiazole kinase, translating to MKTDLRLIQEQQPLIHNITNYVAMNFVANSLLAIGASPIMARAEEEVEEISSKSNALALNLGVPESTTAHSMILAGEAAMKKRIPIVFDVVGVGATRFRMDIASQIILRCHPTVIKGNASEIQALYSHQIGMQGVDSRQETYEVEKQAKKLAQQLSCIIVVTGAIDFITDGERMAYVHEGHSMMSKVTAMGCTATGIVGAFLAVNSDPLEASFHAMKAMGIAGERAASQSRGTGSMMINFLDELSNLMAYD from the coding sequence ATGAAGACAGATTTACGATTGATACAAGAGCAGCAGCCTCTCATACACAACATAACCAATTATGTGGCTATGAACTTTGTTGCCAACAGCCTATTGGCTATTGGAGCATCACCAATCATGGCGCGTGCCGAGGAAGAAGTGGAGGAAATCAGTAGCAAGAGCAATGCCTTGGCTCTCAACCTGGGTGTTCCGGAAAGCACCACTGCTCACTCGATGATACTGGCAGGGGAAGCTGCCATGAAAAAAAGAATTCCTATCGTATTTGATGTGGTTGGAGTAGGAGCCACCCGCTTTCGTATGGATATAGCATCACAGATTATCCTCAGGTGTCACCCTACAGTCATCAAGGGAAATGCCAGTGAGATTCAGGCATTGTACTCTCACCAGATAGGCATGCAGGGAGTGGACAGTCGCCAGGAAACCTATGAGGTTGAGAAACAGGCTAAGAAACTGGCTCAGCAACTTTCCTGTATCATAGTTGTAACTGGAGCCATAGACTTCATCACGGATGGCGAAAGAATGGCTTATGTTCATGAAGGACATTCCATGATGAGCAAGGTTACTGCAATGGGATGTACTGCCACTGGTATCGTTGGGGCATTCCTTGCTGTGAACTCCGATCCTCTGGAAGCATCTTTTCATGCCATGAAAGCCATGGGAATTGCCGGAGAAAGGGCAGCTTCCCAGTCTAGAGGAACCGGTAGCATGATGATTAACTTCCTCGACGAACTCAGCAATCTTATGGCTTATGACTAG
- a CDS encoding DUF6088 family protein, with amino-acid sequence MVIASLIKEKLSLTPAGVVLTTRDFGVEMRYQPALAKALNRLVHQGELQKIAKGKYYIPKKTIFGNLKPADSELVKDFLEQNGKIVGYITGTAAFASLGLTTQISSSILVGTNKYRRPITRNGVKISFLLQENAITSSNIPLLRILDALRLIKDIPATSPDECVTNICKAINTLSMEQKQELAELSLAYTPYVRALLGAIYENMGLETETISKTLNGVTSYKLPVSDKVLSNKKNWNII; translated from the coding sequence ATGGTTATAGCAAGTCTGATAAAGGAAAAATTGTCATTGACCCCTGCAGGGGTCGTATTGACAACAAGAGATTTTGGGGTGGAGATGCGGTATCAGCCGGCACTTGCCAAAGCTCTCAACCGTCTTGTGCACCAAGGCGAACTGCAAAAGATAGCAAAGGGAAAATACTATATTCCGAAGAAGACCATTTTTGGAAATCTGAAACCTGCAGATTCTGAACTTGTAAAAGACTTTCTGGAGCAAAATGGCAAGATTGTAGGCTACATTACCGGAACTGCCGCATTTGCATCCCTAGGGTTGACTACACAGATAAGCTCATCCATCCTTGTCGGCACAAATAAATATCGGAGACCTATCACAAGGAATGGCGTGAAAATATCTTTCTTGTTACAAGAGAACGCCATAACATCAAGCAATATTCCACTACTTAGAATATTGGATGCTCTGCGCCTTATAAAGGACATTCCTGCCACTTCACCAGATGAATGTGTGACGAATATTTGCAAAGCAATCAATACTCTTTCAATGGAACAGAAGCAAGAATTGGCAGAACTATCCTTGGCATACACACCTTATGTAAGAGCTTTGCTTGGAGCCATCTACGAGAACATGGGGCTTGAAACGGAAACCATCAGTAAAACATTGAATGGAGTGACCAGCTACAAGTTGCCAGTCTCCGACAAAGTATTATCAAACAAAAAAAACTGGAACATCATATGA
- a CDS encoding nucleotidyl transferase AbiEii/AbiGii toxin family protein: MRLHENRDLFSDALQAASQPVEDGGLGIKSIFIEKDYWICRSLSLMAANDKDNRAIFKGGTSLTKAYGIGSRFSEDIDIAISEAWTLSGNQLKMLIKRTAKSMTKGLQEMDMPGFTSKGSHYHKAYYSYPRAIDTLQVGAIKAGQLLVEINSFANPYPFQKCKLQSFLTEFLQKTGNENLIEEYDMQPFEVNVLDRRRTLTEKLVSLLRCSLADNYMSELTAKIRHFYDLHFLLNDAETQDYLKSDAFKLDFSNLFAQDQQRFDKPEGWQNKDIMDSPIISDLHNVWSVLSNVYAKELPDLVYKDIPTIESIENSMEQLISYLPKYSIAMTRKVKL, encoded by the coding sequence ATGAGATTACATGAAAACAGGGATTTGTTCTCTGATGCATTGCAAGCAGCATCGCAACCTGTAGAAGATGGAGGACTCGGCATTAAGAGTATCTTTATAGAGAAAGACTATTGGATTTGTCGATCGTTGTCTTTGATGGCTGCGAACGACAAGGATAACCGTGCCATTTTCAAAGGAGGAACAAGTCTTACAAAAGCATATGGTATCGGTAGTAGATTCTCAGAAGACATAGATATTGCTATCTCTGAGGCATGGACGCTCAGCGGCAACCAATTGAAGATGCTGATCAAGAGAACAGCCAAAAGCATGACGAAAGGTCTGCAGGAAATGGATATGCCTGGTTTTACGAGCAAGGGGTCTCACTATCACAAGGCATACTATTCTTATCCACGAGCCATTGATACATTACAAGTAGGTGCTATCAAAGCAGGACAGTTGCTTGTCGAAATCAATTCATTTGCCAATCCATATCCTTTTCAGAAATGTAAACTGCAAAGCTTCTTGACCGAGTTCTTGCAAAAGACAGGCAACGAGAACTTGATAGAGGAATATGATATGCAACCTTTCGAGGTGAATGTTCTCGACAGGCGTAGGACATTGACAGAAAAATTGGTGTCATTACTTCGGTGTTCCTTGGCCGACAACTACATGTCGGAGTTGACAGCCAAGATACGTCATTTCTATGATTTGCATTTCCTCTTGAATGATGCTGAGACACAGGACTATTTGAAAAGTGACGCTTTCAAATTGGACTTCAGCAACTTGTTTGCACAAGACCAACAAAGATTTGACAAGCCCGAAGGATGGCAAAACAAAGACATTATGGATTCTCCTATCATCAGTGACCTGCATAATGTATGGTCAGTGTTAAGCAACGTCTATGCAAAAGAACTTCCTGACCTTGTCTACAAAGATATACCGACTATTGAGAGTATCGAAAATAGCATGGAGCAGTTGATTTCGTATTTGCCAAAATATTCAATAGCCATGACAAGAAAGGTAAAGCTATAG
- the msrA gene encoding peptide-methionine (S)-S-oxide reductase MsrA produces MEVGIFACGCFWGAQHQFQKQPGVLNTLVGYTGGKEAFPSYADVRDHKTHHVEAVIVEFNPQQVSYESLCKLFFEIHDPAQTDGVGPDLGPQYRSCIFYRNESQKQTAEHVTELLRSKGDEVNTLLLPEETFYIGEAYHQHYYEKTGGEPYCHLRRKKF; encoded by the coding sequence ATAGAGGTTGGCATCTTTGCCTGCGGATGTTTCTGGGGCGCGCAACATCAGTTTCAGAAACAGCCCGGCGTACTCAATACCCTGGTAGGATATACCGGCGGCAAAGAGGCTTTTCCTTCCTATGCCGATGTACGAGACCACAAGACGCATCACGTAGAGGCCGTCATCGTGGAGTTCAATCCCCAACAGGTTTCATATGAGAGCTTATGTAAACTCTTCTTCGAGATTCACGACCCAGCACAGACCGATGGTGTTGGTCCTGATTTGGGGCCACAATACCGCAGCTGTATCTTCTATCGTAATGAATCTCAGAAGCAGACAGCCGAACATGTGACGGAACTTCTCCGTAGTAAGGGTGACGAGGTCAATACCTTGCTCCTGCCAGAGGAGACATTCTACATTGGCGAGGCCTACCACCAGCATTATTATGAAAAAACAGGTGGTGAGCCTTATTGCCATCTGAGAAGAAAGAAATTCTGA
- a CDS encoding MBL fold metallo-hydrolase, with amino-acid sequence MRIMKLTYIFHSGFAVETQSCVLVFDYWMDPADCMPVILSKGKPVYVLVSHFHEDHFSREIFSWRQCYPHTSFTYILSKDIIRHHRGQKVEADVLMVKGKSWCDKNIKIVAAGSNDSGVS; translated from the coding sequence ATGAGAATCATGAAACTGACATATATCTTTCATAGTGGTTTTGCAGTGGAGACCCAATCCTGCGTATTGGTCTTCGATTATTGGATGGATCCCGCCGATTGTATGCCGGTGATTCTGTCCAAGGGTAAGCCTGTGTATGTACTTGTAAGTCATTTCCATGAAGATCACTTCTCGCGGGAAATCTTTTCATGGCGCCAGTGCTACCCTCATACCTCTTTTACCTACATACTCTCCAAGGACATCATCAGACATCACAGAGGCCAAAAGGTCGAAGCTGACGTCTTGATGGTAAAGGGAAAATCATGGTGCGACAAAAATATAAAGATAGTTGCAGCCGGTAGTAATGATAGCGGTGTGTCTTGA
- a CDS encoding helix-turn-helix domain-containing protein, giving the protein MHAKLRKKQYSKAKKQEKSQKLIIFYKKNNILYLFLRNLDFLVNFAGKVQYNILLGMKIQEVMKLQRKALGITQQDLADMSEIAISTIKKIESGKGNPSLSTVEKIMDILGMEVKYEIRQTV; this is encoded by the coding sequence GTGCATGCAAAGTTAAGAAAAAAACAATATTCAAAGGCAAAAAAACAAGAAAAATCTCAGAAACTTATAATTTTTTATAAAAAGAACAATATATTATACCTTTTCTTGCGTAATCTAGATTTTCTGGTTAACTTTGCAGGAAAAGTACAATATAATATACTACTTGGTATGAAAATTCAAGAAGTAATGAAATTGCAGCGTAAGGCCTTGGGGATTACCCAGCAAGACCTCGCAGACATGTCTGAGATAGCCATTTCTACCATCAAGAAAATAGAGAGCGGTAAAGGCAACCCTTCCCTATCGACGGTTGAAAAAATCATGGATATCCTTGGCATGGAGGTTAAATATGAGATTCGTCAAACCGTTTAA
- a CDS encoding nitroreductase family protein: MTIEEAIKQRHSVRKYIHKTLSTEVVRALEEKILECNKEGGLHIQLVTQETKAFSGIMSYGKFHGVENYLVMAGQKDDDLDERIGYYGEQLVLLAQVLGLNTCWAGLSYRKVNEAYKIEKGEKLTCMIALGYGESQGVSHKIKTMEQVSNATSNSPSWFRKGVEAALLAPTAINQQKFSFFLQDQEGTKAGCKPKVLAKRGFSMVGYTKMDLGIAKLHFEIGAGKENFKWVVKKV, from the coding sequence ATGACTATAGAAGAAGCTATCAAACAAAGACATAGTGTACGAAAGTACATACACAAAACTCTTTCAACTGAGGTAGTTAGAGCACTTGAAGAAAAAATCTTGGAGTGCAACAAAGAGGGTGGCCTTCACATACAACTGGTTACCCAAGAAACCAAGGCATTCTCCGGCATTATGTCATATGGAAAATTCCATGGCGTGGAGAACTATCTCGTAATGGCAGGGCAAAAAGACGACGATCTTGATGAGCGTATTGGCTATTATGGCGAACAGCTTGTGCTGCTTGCCCAAGTCCTAGGACTCAACACCTGCTGGGCAGGATTAAGCTATCGCAAGGTGAATGAAGCCTACAAGATTGAAAAAGGGGAGAAGTTGACATGCATGATTGCCTTGGGATACGGAGAGTCACAAGGGGTTAGTCACAAAATCAAGACCATGGAACAGGTGAGCAATGCAACCAGCAATTCTCCTTCATGGTTCCGAAAGGGCGTGGAAGCAGCTCTTCTTGCTCCCACTGCCATCAATCAGCAGAAGTTCTCATTCTTCCTGCAAGACCAGGAAGGTACAAAAGCTGGTTGTAAACCCAAAGTTCTTGCCAAGAGAGGCTTCTCAATGGTAGGATATACCAAGATGGACCTCGGTATTGCCAAGCTTCACTTTGAAATAGGAGCAGGAAAGGAAAACTTTAAGTGGGTGGTAAAGAAAGTATGA
- a CDS encoding AAA family ATPase — protein MLVKFAVTNYRGFANRIEWDLSKPSNYSFNTFAIKDGIIKNGIVYGPNGSGKSNFAMAIFDITNHLSQKWKKVNYYDNFTYTGKLNFPVKFEYTFKFRDNTLLYTYSKSPDGKLEEEELVVNNKLIFCNKNSVLTLDDVEFPMDSAVKANLANNANNVSIVNFLLTSYPLAKEHYLLKLQQFVNSMLWFRSVEKNEFMGLATAPANLDEYIIKNKLTQDFEEFIHRVSGQSFEFQEPKDDDKELYCVFGLGRIPFDKIASTGTQSLMLLYYWLKQMTKASFVFIDEFDAFYHFRLSYEVCKTLFSLPCQAFTSSHNTYLMTNDLLRPDCNFILQDNKIKPLSDCTQKELRFGHNIEKMFRGNAFEV, from the coding sequence ATGCTAGTAAAATTTGCCGTAACGAACTATAGAGGATTTGCCAATCGTATAGAATGGGATTTGTCGAAACCAAGTAACTATTCGTTCAATACTTTTGCCATTAAAGATGGTATCATCAAGAATGGCATCGTATATGGACCTAATGGTTCTGGCAAGTCAAACTTTGCAATGGCCATCTTCGACATTACCAATCATCTTTCACAGAAGTGGAAGAAGGTGAACTATTATGATAACTTTACATATACGGGAAAGTTGAACTTCCCCGTAAAATTTGAATATACATTCAAGTTTAGAGATAATACGTTACTATATACATATAGCAAATCACCTGATGGAAAACTGGAGGAAGAAGAACTTGTTGTGAATAACAAGCTTATTTTCTGCAACAAGAATTCTGTCTTGACATTGGATGATGTTGAATTCCCGATGGATTCTGCGGTGAAGGCAAACCTTGCCAATAACGCCAATAATGTATCCATCGTAAACTTTCTGCTTACTTCCTATCCTCTTGCCAAGGAACATTATCTTCTGAAACTGCAGCAATTCGTAAACTCAATGTTATGGTTCAGAAGTGTTGAAAAAAATGAGTTTATGGGGTTGGCTACTGCTCCGGCAAATCTCGATGAGTATATCATCAAGAATAAGCTGACTCAGGACTTTGAGGAATTCATCCATCGGGTAAGCGGACAAAGTTTTGAGTTTCAGGAGCCAAAGGATGATGATAAAGAGTTGTATTGCGTATTTGGATTAGGTCGCATTCCATTCGATAAGATTGCATCAACGGGTACTCAATCTCTGATGCTGCTATATTACTGGCTGAAACAGATGACAAAAGCATCGTTCGTTTTCATAGATGAATTTGATGCATTCTATCATTTCAGACTCTCTTATGAGGTTTGCAAAACCCTCTTTTCCCTTCCATGTCAGGCTTTTACATCATCACACAACACCTATCTGATGACCAACGACTTGCTTCGTCCAGATTGCAATTTCATCTTGCAAGACAACAAAATCAAGCCGTTGAGCGACTGCACTCAAAAAGAGTTGAGATTCGGGCATAATATAGAAAAAATGTTTAGAGGTAACGCATTCGAAGTATGA